The proteins below come from a single Aegilops tauschii subsp. strangulata cultivar AL8/78 chromosome 6, Aet v6.0, whole genome shotgun sequence genomic window:
- the LOC109732412 gene encoding F-box protein At5g49610-like: MTSRGRGGGGEHGCTEHGHVPATDRRGRDEDASPHSAPPFPFPEVALEMKKKQKLVQQPSPEIPDNALVEILSRVPYRSLCRFKCVSKSWLALCSDPGIRRRCPQTLTGFFYNRSGCGLSFRNLSGKGAPLVDPSLPFLRGRYERVEIQQCCGGLLLCRCWDLYKGRNKKKFGYAVCNPATGEWTVLTLIVLPDPVDGVPMIYDVNDLFLGFDAAVPSRFVVFAPLSNSFGEFAQVAIFSSETRRWTSVESEWPYKTVLLGGTACAYLNGTMHLTTHHGTIVTVDAEGKTWREIEDVMEDNREVVSIGHSQGSLHAWLIDNDKDPELCVWVLEDHASGKWTLNHTVEISELFGRQPDKDEACYSMLAIHPDCNLVFLTDNKKMTVSYDMDTRKVDVICTSGELLVGAPYVPCFVEMSAGGH, encoded by the exons ATGACGtcaagaggaagaggaggaggaggcgagcaTGGCTGCACGGAGCACGGCCACGTACCGGCGACCGACCGCCGTGGCCGCGACGAGGACGCCTCTCCCCATTCCGCGCCGCCATTCCCCTTCCCTGAAGTAGCGCTCGAG atgaagaagaagcagaagctGGTGCAGCAGCCCTCGCCGGAGATCCCCGACAACGCCCTCGTCGAGATCCTATCGCGGGTGCCCTACAGGTCGCTCTGCCGCTTCAAGTGCGTGTCCAAGTCGTGGCTCGCCCTCTGCTCCGACCCGGGCATCCGCAGGAGGTGCCCGCAGACCCTGACCGGCTTCTTCTACAACAGGAGCGGCTGCGGCCTCAGCTTCCGCAATCTGTCCGGGAAAGGGGCCCCGCTGGTCGACCCTTCGCTCCCGTTCCTACGAGGGCGCTACGAGCGCGTCGAGATCCAGCAGTGCTGCGGGGGCCTCCTCCTCTGCAGATGCTGGGACTTGTACAAAGGGCGGAACAAGAAGAAATTCGGGTACGCTGTGTGCAATCCTGCCACTGGGGAGTGGACTGTGCTGACCCTCATTGTTCTGCCGGACCCGGTGGACGGCGTTCCTATGATCTACGATGTGAACGATCTCTTCCTGGGGTTCGACGCCGCCGTTCCGTCCCGCTTCGTGGTGTTTGCGCCCCTGAGCAATTCCTTCGGCGAATTCGCGCAGGTGGCCATCTTCTCATCGGAGACTAGGCGGTGGACATCCGTGGAGAGCGAGTGGCCTTACAAAACCGTTCTTCTTGGTGGTACAGCTTGTGCCTACCTGAATGGCACTATGCATCTGACTACCCATCATGGTACAATAGTCACTGTCGACGCGGAGGGGAAGACTTGGAGGGAAATTGAGGATGTCATGGAGGACAACCGTGAGGTTGTTTCCATTGGGCATTCCCAGGGCAGCTTGCATGCTTGGCTGATAGATAATGATAAGGATCCTGAACTCTGTGTTTGGGTTCTTGAAGATCATGCTAGTGGAAAGTGGACCCTGAATCACACTGTTGAGATATCGGAACTTTTCGGGAGGCAGCCGGACAAAGACGAAGCCTGCTATAGCATGCTTGCGATCCATCCAGATTGTAATTTGGTTTTCCTCACCGACAACAAGAAGATGACAGTGTCGTATGATATGGATACTCGGAAAGTTGATGTTATCTGCACTTCTGGAGAACTCCTGGTTGGTGCACCTTATGTTCCCTGTTTTGTGGAAATGTCGGCAGGTGGTCACTGA